The following are from one region of the Amedibacterium intestinale genome:
- the plsY gene encoding glycerol-3-phosphate 1-O-acyltransferase PlsY, translating to MNIYWILYILLGYLLGSIPFALVIGKLFYKTDIRNFGSGNLGGTNAGRVLGKKAGISVIACDILKVVAAVGIVSIFDREASIWAGLAAAFGHCYPIFAGFRGGKAVATMFGFLLSTSIFTFQNAWYVIVPLIFFLIVLYLGKMVSLASMIAAFTSSLYITYMQMNTSIEVVLASWLLTVLVIYRHRSNIKKIREGNENKITWL from the coding sequence ATGAATATATATTGGATTTTATATATCCTTTTAGGATATTTGTTAGGTTCTATTCCATTTGCTTTAGTTATTGGAAAACTTTTTTACAAAACGGATATAAGAAATTTTGGAAGTGGAAACCTTGGCGGTACAAACGCTGGCAGAGTACTAGGTAAAAAAGCTGGTATCTCCGTTATTGCCTGTGACATTTTAAAAGTTGTTGCGGCAGTTGGCATTGTTTCTATTTTTGATCGAGAAGCAAGCATCTGGGCAGGGCTAGCAGCAGCATTTGGACACTGTTATCCTATCTTTGCAGGATTTCGCGGAGGAAAAGCAGTTGCGACAATGTTTGGATTTTTATTAAGTACTTCTATTTTTACCTTTCAAAATGCATGGTATGTCATTGTCCCGCTGATTTTCTTTTTAATCGTATTGTATCTTGGTAAAATGGTTTCTTTAGCAAGTATGATTGCCGCTTTTACAAGCAGTCTTTATATTACTTATATGCAAATGAATACAAGTATTGAAGTTGTTCTAGCAAGCTGGCTGTTAACTGTCTTGGTTATTTATCGTCATCGTTCCAATATTAAAAAAATCCGCGAAGGAAACGAAAATAAAATCACATGGCTATAA
- a CDS encoding IS3 family transposase (programmed frameshift), protein MAKLTREQKIELYKKRKQGETVSSLSKEYQIKSSKINYLVRLIDRHGFDILRSNKNNYYSPELKLEIINKVLIDGQSSTSTAIEFGLTSDGLLNNWINSYKENGYVIVEKKKGRPSTMNKENQFNKKYEDMSPEEKIKYLENKNQYLEAENEYLKKLRAAVQKRKNQQSKKVTIVCELQLKYSLKILLKISGLKRSTYYYTLSKTNKDMKNDEIMNIIIHIFYTHKERYGYRRITLELRNMGYTINHKKVKRLMSIMGLYGQTPKARYKSYKGDMNGTTKNLLLSKVVDEEKHKTYYDRNFNTTRCNEIWSTDVSEFHIAAGKLYLSPILDLHNREIVSFNISKSPNFEQIKDMLKQAFDKYDNLEGLKFHSDQGWQYQMQSYHEMLEEKRIQQSMSRKGNCLDNSPMENFFGRMKNEMFYGYEYSFKTLDDLKVAMEEYIDYYNTQRITAKLKGLTPVQYRNQSLITA, encoded by the exons ATGGCAAAACTGACAAGAGAACAAAAAATAGAATTATATAAAAAACGAAAACAAGGAGAAACTGTATCGTCTTTATCTAAAGAATATCAAATAAAATCTAGTAAGATTAATTATTTAGTTAGATTAATAGATAGACATGGATTTGATATTTTAAGATCTAACAAAAATAATTATTATTCACCAGAATTAAAATTAGAAATTATTAATAAAGTCCTTATTGACGGTCAATCATCAACGAGTACAGCTATTGAATTTGGTTTGACTAGTGATGGATTATTAAATAACTGGATTAACTCGTACAAAGAGAATGGATATGTTATAGTAGAAAAAAAGAAAGGAAGACCATCTACTATGAACAAAGAAAATCAATTCAATAAAAAATATGAAGATATGTCACCTGAAGAAAAAATAAAATATCTTGAAAATAAAAATCAGTATCTAGAAGCAGAGAATGAATACTTAAAAAAGCTGCGTGCTGCAGTTCAGAAAAGGAAAAATCAACAATCGAAG AAAGTAACGATTGTTTGTGAACTGCAGCTTAAATATTCATTAAAGATTCTTCTTAAAATATCAGGATTAAAACGTTCAACTTATTACTACACATTATCAAAGACTAACAAAGATATGAAAAATGATGAAATAATGAATATTATCATCCATATCTTTTATACACATAAGGAACGATATGGGTATCGTAGAATAACTTTGGAGCTAAGAAATATGGGTTATACGATCAATCATAAGAAAGTCAAACGATTAATGTCTATAATGGGATTATATGGACAAACACCAAAAGCAAGATATAAATCATATAAAGGCGATATGAATGGTACAACAAAAAATTTATTACTTAGTAAAGTAGTAGACGAAGAAAAACATAAAACATATTATGATAGAAACTTCAATACAACAAGATGCAATGAAATATGGTCTACAGATGTATCAGAGTTTCATATAGCAGCAGGCAAGCTTTATCTATCACCGATATTAGATTTGCATAATCGAGAAATAGTATCATTCAATATATCAAAAAGTCCAAATTTTGAACAAATAAAAGATATGCTTAAACAAGCATTTGATAAATATGACAATTTAGAAGGATTGAAATTTCATAGCGATCAGGGCTGGCAATATCAGATGCAGTCATATCATGAAATGCTTGAAGAAAAAAGAATTCAACAATCGATGTCAAGGAAAGGGAACTGTTTAGATAATTCACCAATGGAGAATTTTTTTGGAAGGATGAAGAATGAAATGTTTTATGGGTATGAATATAGTTTTAAAACATTAGATGATTTAAAGGTTGCGATGGAAGAATATATTGATTATTATAATACACAAAGAATAACAGCAAAATTAAAAGGACTAACTCCTGTCCAATACAGGAATCAATCCTTAATAACTGCTTAA
- a CDS encoding ABC-F family ATP-binding cassette domain-containing protein has translation MSILTVSNVSHSFGGRQILENVSFRLLNGEHVGLIGANGEGKSTFLNIITGKLTPEEGKVEWCNRITVGYLDQHTVLQKGKTIKEVLQDAFHHLFDLEKEMMELYEKMCDCSEEEVNQYMQDVGEIQDILEHSGFYMIDTKINEVANGLGLMDIGLDKDVSMLSGGQRSKVLLCKLLLENPMILLLDEPTNYLDEEHIHWLTNFLSNYENAFILVSHDIPFLNNVVNIIYHVENCELTRYVGDYDYFLEQHALKKRQLEAAYHKQQKEIEDLEDFIARNKARVATRNMAHSRQKKLDKMELISKPKEKVKPSFSFQSSRTTGRIVFDAKDLVIGYDEPLTKPMSLQLERNKKVAIKGVNGLGKTTLLKTLMGKIPGVAGQVEVDPFAETGFFEQETPMESESALDYFWKEYPSYTNGEVRAALAKCGLTTDHIESGMCVLSGGEQAKVRLCIIMNRPCNVLVLDEPTNHLDVDAKDELKRALKEYKGTVLLVSHDPDFYEGLVDEVWNLEEWTTKIL, from the coding sequence ATGAGTATTTTAACAGTATCCAATGTATCGCACAGTTTTGGAGGCAGACAGATTTTAGAAAATGTATCATTTCGTCTATTGAATGGTGAGCATGTTGGCTTGATTGGTGCCAATGGAGAAGGAAAATCTACATTTTTAAATATTATTACTGGAAAATTAACACCGGAAGAAGGAAAGGTAGAATGGTGCAATCGTATTACCGTTGGATATCTTGATCAGCATACGGTATTACAGAAAGGGAAAACAATAAAGGAAGTCTTGCAGGATGCATTTCATCATTTGTTTGATTTGGAAAAAGAAATGATGGAACTGTATGAAAAAATGTGTGATTGCAGTGAAGAAGAAGTGAACCAGTATATGCAGGATGTAGGAGAGATTCAGGATATATTGGAACATAGCGGTTTTTATATGATTGATACGAAAATCAATGAAGTAGCCAATGGTTTAGGGCTTATGGATATTGGATTGGACAAAGATGTCAGCATGTTATCTGGAGGACAGCGATCAAAAGTATTGCTTTGTAAGCTTCTTTTAGAAAATCCGATGATTTTATTACTGGATGAGCCTACAAACTATTTGGACGAGGAACATATTCACTGGCTGACAAATTTCTTATCCAATTATGAAAATGCTTTTATTCTTGTATCGCATGATATTCCTTTCTTAAATAATGTTGTGAATATTATTTACCATGTCGAAAACTGCGAATTAACAAGATATGTAGGGGATTATGATTATTTCCTGGAACAGCACGCATTGAAGAAACGACAGTTAGAGGCAGCTTATCATAAGCAGCAAAAAGAAATTGAAGACTTAGAAGATTTTATTGCGAGAAATAAGGCAAGAGTCGCAACTAGAAATATGGCACATTCCCGACAGAAGAAACTGGATAAAATGGAATTGATCAGCAAGCCGAAAGAAAAGGTAAAACCTAGTTTTTCTTTTCAGAGTTCACGTACAACAGGGCGTATCGTGTTTGATGCGAAAGATTTAGTTATCGGTTATGATGAACCCTTAACAAAACCAATGTCTTTACAGCTGGAAAGAAATAAAAAAGTCGCTATAAAAGGGGTAAATGGTTTAGGAAAAACGACGCTTTTAAAAACATTAATGGGAAAGATACCTGGAGTAGCTGGACAGGTGGAAGTAGATCCATTTGCGGAAACTGGTTTCTTTGAACAGGAAACTCCTATGGAAAGTGAAAGTGCGCTAGATTATTTCTGGAAAGAATATCCATCTTATACCAATGGTGAAGTGCGTGCAGCTTTGGCAAAATGCGGTTTAACAACCGATCATATTGAGTCTGGAATGTGTGTATTAAGTGGAGGAGAGCAGGCAAAGGTACGTTTATGTATAATTATGAATCGACCATGCAATGTACTTGTTCTGGATGAGCCTACCAACCATTTGGATGTAGATGCCAAAGATGAATTAAAAAGAGCTTTAAAAGAATATAAAGGAACAGTTCTACTTGTATCCCATGATCCAGATTTCTATGAAGGACTTGTAGATGAAGTATGGAACTTAGAAGAATGGACAACAAAAATATTATAA
- a CDS encoding aldo/keto reductase, translating into MPLVGLGTWNLRGEECVQVVSKAIQLGYRLIDTAQMYENEKEVGQGILKSGIDRNQLFITSKIYRISNSYEKAKHAIEETLNNLQLDYIDLLLIHEPYPQGPQMYQALEEAYLKGKVKAIGISNYDENKYQEFIKNCKIIPAVNQVENHVYYQKWELHELLMKHGTAMQAWFPLAQGLLNLSDETVLKKITSKYNKTPAQISLRFLTQRGVSVVPKSKHELRLKENIDIFDFHLTEEEINQIRQIDQNDTLFSWTKNF; encoded by the coding sequence ATGCCTCTTGTTGGTCTTGGAACATGGAATCTTAGAGGAGAAGAATGTGTACAGGTTGTATCAAAAGCAATTCAGCTTGGATATAGACTAATTGATACGGCGCAAATGTATGAAAATGAAAAAGAAGTTGGACAAGGAATCTTGAAAAGTGGGATTGATCGTAATCAATTATTTATCACATCGAAAATCTATCGCATCAGCAACAGTTATGAAAAAGCTAAGCATGCAATTGAAGAGACACTTAATAATCTGCAATTAGATTATATTGATTTACTTCTTATACATGAGCCTTATCCGCAAGGACCCCAGATGTATCAGGCTTTAGAAGAGGCATATCTAAAAGGTAAAGTTAAGGCCATTGGAATTTCGAATTATGATGAGAACAAGTATCAGGAATTCATCAAAAACTGTAAAATCATTCCTGCAGTGAATCAAGTTGAAAATCATGTCTATTATCAAAAATGGGAACTTCATGAATTACTGATGAAACATGGGACTGCCATGCAGGCATGGTTCCCACTTGCTCAAGGACTGCTTAATTTATCCGATGAAACAGTTTTGAAAAAAATCACTTCAAAATACAATAAAACACCTGCACAGATTTCCTTACGTTTTTTAACTCAGCGAGGAGTATCCGTAGTTCCTAAATCAAAACATGAGTTAAGACTAAAAGAGAATATAGATATTTTTGATTTTCATCTCACAGAGGAAGAAATAAATCAAATTCGTCAGATAGATCAAAATGATACTTTATTTTCATGGACAAAAAACTTCTAA
- the rbfA gene encoding 30S ribosome-binding factor RbfA, producing the protein MTLKAEKVAGIIQKEVSEIIQFQLKDPKIGFITITDVTVTNDLSIAKVYVSFLGQKAREEAGMKALERSKGYIRSELAKRMSMRKVPELHFLIDDSLERGNKIERILYEINQDKK; encoded by the coding sequence ATGACATTAAAAGCAGAAAAGGTTGCTGGAATTATTCAGAAAGAAGTTTCAGAAATTATTCAATTCCAGCTTAAAGATCCTAAAATTGGTTTCATTACCATTACGGATGTGACAGTGACAAATGATTTGTCTATTGCGAAAGTTTATGTTTCTTTTCTTGGACAAAAGGCTAGAGAAGAAGCAGGGATGAAAGCACTGGAACGTAGTAAAGGATATATTCGTAGTGAACTTGCAAAACGCATGTCAATGCGTAAAGTTCCGGAATTACATTTCCTTATTGATGATTCTTTAGAAAGAGGAAATAAAATCGAACGTATTTTATATGAAATCAATCAAGACAAAAAATAA
- a CDS encoding HAD-IC family P-type ATPase has protein sequence MLDENKHIDLSIGLNDKQVEERIQKGFMNTQETNITKSYKEIFRDNIFTLFNLINAILAGLIIFIGSFKNLLFLGVVISNLVIGIFQEIRAKRVLDKLSLITQPYLDVLRNGKIVQLHMEKLVLDDVMFLKSGSQVCADCVVKEGKVEVNESLLTGESDSIVKNTGDTLYSGSFVISGNAKVQVTHVGNDSYAQSILSDAKVFRKHKSQLRDSINFIIKTTGIIIIPVGILLFTKQYFISDATFADAIVSTVAALIGMIPEGLVLLTSIALAVGVINLARRQTLVQELYCIETLARVDTLCLDKTGTITEGNMRVEDVLTLIPHAYPTEEILANMMEVLSDDNATAQAIRSYAPKPSHLYTASSFLSFSSARKYSAVTFEGKGTYILGAYEFICDHCDEELRKMIIEQSSLGNRVLVLAHNDQKIVRDSISKQNDIIALLILSDPIRQEAPATLDYFLSQGVDLKIISGDDPKTVCAIARKAHLKGYENFIDMSSISDDEIPRIVNRYTIFGRVSPIQKKLLIKALKNHKHVTAMIGDGVNDVMALKEADCSISVAQGSEAAKNIANLVLLDNNFANMPRIVDEGRRVINNIQRAASLFLVKTTFSTILSILTLFFISRYPFEPIQLTLISSLTIGIPSFFLALEANHARVEGNFLLNVLGRALPGALCVVLSIIYVNIISMFIMPIPQDNMSTMCVILTGTSSLIVLYRVCHPFTTKRLCIFLTMSIGFTLAIIFMPKLFSLVRLSYMQFLFTIIAMVIIPIAMDFFFRCGKWMKIKEHLLNVGKE, from the coding sequence ATGCTGGATGAAAACAAGCATATTGATCTCTCTATAGGATTAAATGATAAACAGGTAGAAGAACGTATCCAAAAAGGATTTATGAATACACAGGAAACAAACATCACAAAGTCCTATAAAGAAATTTTTCGAGATAATATTTTTACTTTATTTAATCTTATCAATGCCATTCTTGCCGGCTTGATTATATTTATCGGCTCCTTTAAAAACCTTTTGTTTTTAGGAGTCGTAATCAGTAATCTTGTAATTGGAATTTTTCAGGAAATTCGCGCAAAACGTGTACTTGATAAACTTTCCTTAATTACACAGCCATATTTAGATGTCTTGCGAAATGGAAAAATCGTACAGCTACATATGGAAAAGCTGGTGCTAGATGATGTCATGTTTTTAAAAAGCGGTTCTCAAGTTTGCGCAGATTGTGTAGTAAAAGAAGGAAAAGTAGAGGTAAATGAATCTTTACTAACTGGTGAATCCGACAGTATTGTAAAAAATACAGGTGACACCTTATACTCTGGAAGTTTCGTAATCAGCGGGAATGCAAAGGTACAAGTTACTCATGTTGGAAATGACAGCTATGCACAGTCCATTTTATCCGATGCGAAAGTTTTTAGAAAACATAAATCCCAGCTGCGTGATTCCATTAACTTTATCATAAAAACAACCGGAATCATCATTATTCCCGTTGGTATTTTATTGTTCACAAAGCAGTATTTCATTTCCGATGCGACATTTGCGGATGCCATTGTATCTACAGTTGCAGCATTAATTGGTATGATACCGGAAGGTCTTGTCCTGCTAACAAGTATAGCTCTTGCCGTAGGTGTTATCAACCTTGCTCGACGTCAAACCCTTGTGCAGGAATTATATTGTATCGAAACATTGGCACGTGTCGATACCTTATGTCTGGATAAAACAGGTACGATAACAGAAGGAAATATGCGTGTAGAAGATGTATTAACACTAATCCCGCATGCATATCCAACTGAAGAAATCCTTGCAAATATGATGGAGGTATTAAGCGATGACAATGCTACCGCACAGGCAATACGCAGCTATGCCCCAAAACCATCACACCTCTATACTGCAAGCTCTTTCCTATCCTTTTCCAGTGCAAGGAAGTATTCTGCTGTTACTTTTGAAGGAAAAGGAACCTATATTTTAGGAGCTTATGAGTTTATATGTGATCACTGTGATGAAGAACTAAGAAAGATGATAATAGAACAATCTTCCTTAGGAAATCGTGTTCTTGTATTAGCTCACAATGATCAAAAGATTGTAAGGGATAGTATTTCTAAACAAAATGATATCATTGCACTTCTTATTTTAAGCGATCCTATTCGTCAAGAAGCTCCTGCTACCTTGGATTACTTCTTGTCTCAGGGAGTCGATTTGAAAATTATCAGTGGTGATGATCCTAAAACGGTTTGTGCGATTGCTCGAAAAGCACATTTAAAAGGTTATGAAAACTTTATTGATATGAGCAGTATTTCTGATGATGAAATTCCCCGTATTGTAAATCGTTATACCATTTTTGGAAGAGTTTCTCCGATACAGAAGAAACTGTTAATCAAAGCATTAAAGAATCATAAACATGTTACTGCCATGATTGGAGATGGCGTAAATGATGTCATGGCATTAAAGGAAGCTGATTGCAGCATCTCTGTTGCGCAAGGCAGTGAAGCAGCAAAAAATATTGCCAATCTGGTACTTTTGGATAACAATTTCGCAAATATGCCAAGAATTGTTGATGAAGGAAGGCGTGTTATCAATAACATTCAAAGAGCGGCTTCTTTGTTTCTTGTGAAAACAACCTTCTCCACTATTTTAAGTATTTTGACATTATTCTTTATCAGCCGCTATCCGTTTGAACCTATCCAGCTGACTTTAATTTCCTCTTTAACGATTGGAATTCCTTCTTTCTTCCTTGCCTTAGAAGCAAATCATGCACGAGTAGAGGGCAATTTCCTGCTAAATGTATTAGGAAGAGCATTGCCTGGTGCTTTGTGTGTTGTATTAAGTATTATTTATGTAAATATCATTTCAATGTTTATTATGCCGATACCACAGGATAACATGTCTACGATGTGTGTGATTTTGACCGGTACAAGTTCTCTTATCGTACTATATAGAGTTTGTCATCCATTTACCACAAAACGCTTATGTATCTTTCTAACAATGAGCATTGGATTTACCTTAGCAATCATCTTTATGCCAAAACTGTTTTCTTTGGTGCGCTTATCTTACATGCAATTTCTATTTACTATTATTGCCATGGTTATCATTCCAATCGCAATGGATTTCTTCTTTCGATGCGGGAAATGGATGAAAATCAAAGAACACCTGCTTAATGTTGGAAAAGAATAA
- a CDS encoding chromate transporter produces MSIYIILFLEFFKTGLFALGGGLATVPFLYEMMEKYHWFTSEMLTNMIAVSEATPGAMGVNMATYVGFHTSGSILGGITTTLGLVAPSIIIICIIAHFLKKFKDSPYIQNAFYGLRPAVTAMIASAGLGIFITTMFQSDVQITSFWNYLQPLSILLFFIVFFISKKFTKIHPILLILGCGIAGIILQL; encoded by the coding sequence ATGAGTATTTATATTATCTTATTTCTAGAATTCTTTAAAACAGGTTTATTTGCCTTAGGTGGAGGATTGGCTACTGTTCCTTTTCTTTATGAAATGATGGAAAAATATCACTGGTTTACCTCTGAAATGCTGACGAATATGATTGCTGTATCAGAAGCGACTCCCGGTGCTATGGGCGTCAATATGGCTACTTATGTAGGCTTTCATACATCAGGATCTATCTTAGGTGGTATTACCACAACATTAGGTCTAGTTGCACCTAGTATTATCATTATTTGTATCATTGCACATTTTCTAAAGAAATTTAAAGATTCCCCCTATATCCAAAATGCGTTTTATGGATTGCGTCCTGCCGTTACTGCCATGATTGCTTCTGCAGGATTAGGTATCTTTATCACAACGATGTTTCAATCAGATGTACAAATAACAAGTTTTTGGAACTATCTGCAGCCTTTATCCATCCTTCTGTTTTTTATCGTATTCTTTATTTCTAAAAAATTTACAAAAATTCATCCCATTTTATTAATATTGGGGTGTGGAATTGCCGGAATCATACTGCAGTTATAA
- a CDS encoding YczE/YyaS/YitT family protein: MAINTKHWKQRSLFFLSGLLFISLGINITISSGFGVGGWDAADIGMVNHFGMSIGFWLNAFSCIYLLISSILVKERLKLECFITSIVLGFGIDLWNIIFSHIHIEPVYLQLLVFLIGISCTSLGAGLYLVSDFPVNPIDHMMVCISERFHISIAVSKYIVEGSGMALGLLLKGPVGIGTILMILVFGPMIQFFKNKSEVLLQKICK; the protein is encoded by the coding sequence ATGGCTATAAATACAAAACACTGGAAACAGCGTAGTCTGTTCTTTCTGAGCGGACTGCTTTTTATTTCTTTAGGTATCAATATCACCATTTCTAGCGGATTTGGAGTTGGTGGTTGGGATGCAGCTGATATTGGAATGGTAAATCATTTTGGTATGAGCATAGGTTTTTGGCTGAATGCATTTTCCTGTATTTATTTGTTAATCAGTTCCATATTAGTAAAAGAAAGATTGAAACTGGAATGTTTTATTACTTCCATTGTTTTAGGATTTGGTATTGATTTATGGAATATTATATTTTCTCACATTCATATTGAGCCTGTATATTTACAGCTGCTTGTATTTCTGATTGGAATCAGCTGTACAAGTTTAGGAGCAGGATTATATTTAGTAAGTGATTTTCCTGTAAATCCAATTGATCATATGATGGTTTGTATCTCTGAAAGATTTCATATATCAATTGCTGTTTCCAAATATATCGTAGAAGGAAGTGGAATGGCTTTAGGGTTGTTATTGAAAGGTCCTGTTGGGATTGGTACGATTTTAATGATCCTTGTATTTGGGCCCATGATTCAGTTCTTTAAAAACAAAAGCGAAGTTTTGCTTCAGAAAATATGTAAATAG
- the parE gene encoding DNA topoisomerase IV subunit B, producing the protein MAEQTYDGSSIQILEGLEAVRKRPGMYIGSTDSRGLHHLVWEIVDNSIDEALNGHGDTITITLEKDGSVTVEDEGRGMPCDMHASGVPTLQVIFTVLHAGGKFTSAGGYKTSGGLHGVGASVVNALCEWVEVTVHTNGKIYQMKFSDGGKNISELKVLGKTTKTGSKVRFLPDKRIFSTTKFSFSQIAERAQEDAFLLEGLRLIVRDEREGKEREEIYHYEEGLVAFMNYLHEDKEVFHKPISFSGVQNGIKVDCAFQYADEYQENIFSFVNIVRTKDGGTHETGARNAFTKVFNDFARRNGLLKDKDKNFEGSDVREGLTIILSLRIPEELLQFEGQTKGKLGTPEAKNAVDTIVSEKLSFFLEENKELATTLVKKMQRASMAREAARKAREDARKGKTKGKSEKILSGKLASAQSRDARKKELYLVEGDSAGGSAKQGRDSRYQAILPLRGKVLNTEKASISSIEKNEELNTIIHALGAGVGANFHADDANYHKVIIMTDADTDGAHIQTLLLTFFYRYMRELVEKGMVYIALPPLYKLQKGKSVAYAWTDEELNSLRKTFPKGYTLQRYKGLGEMNADQLWDTTMCPETRTLIQVTIEDAVVAEKRVSVLMGDKANLRRDWIEENVSFTLEDDYEVEGA; encoded by the coding sequence ATGGCAGAACAGACATATGATGGAAGTTCGATTCAGATTCTTGAAGGACTGGAGGCTGTACGAAAACGTCCAGGGATGTATATTGGCTCTACTGACAGCAGAGGCTTGCATCATCTGGTTTGGGAAATTGTAGATAACTCCATTGACGAAGCGTTGAATGGTCATGGAGATACAATAACGATCACACTGGAGAAGGATGGCAGTGTTACGGTAGAAGATGAAGGGCGAGGAATGCCTTGTGACATGCATGCAAGTGGAGTTCCTACCTTGCAGGTTATTTTTACGGTTTTACATGCTGGTGGTAAATTTACTTCTGCCGGAGGTTATAAGACAAGTGGTGGTCTTCATGGAGTCGGTGCCAGTGTTGTAAATGCTTTATGTGAGTGGGTAGAAGTAACTGTACATACCAATGGGAAAATCTATCAGATGAAATTTTCTGATGGAGGAAAAAATATCAGTGAATTAAAAGTATTGGGAAAAACGACAAAAACTGGAAGTAAAGTACGCTTTTTACCGGATAAACGAATTTTCTCAACTACCAAATTCTCTTTTTCACAGATTGCAGAACGTGCTCAGGAAGATGCATTCCTTTTAGAAGGTTTGCGTTTGATCGTTCGTGATGAGCGAGAAGGTAAAGAAAGAGAAGAGATCTATCATTATGAAGAAGGTCTTGTTGCCTTTATGAATTATCTTCACGAAGATAAGGAAGTTTTTCATAAGCCAATCTCTTTTAGCGGAGTACAAAATGGAATTAAAGTAGATTGCGCATTTCAATATGCAGATGAATATCAGGAAAATATTTTTTCTTTTGTCAATATCGTGCGTACCAAAGATGGGGGAACCCATGAAACGGGGGCGAGAAATGCCTTTACGAAAGTATTCAATGATTTTGCGAGAAGAAATGGTTTATTAAAAGATAAGGATAAAAACTTTGAAGGAAGCGATGTTCGAGAAGGACTAACAATTATTTTATCTTTGAGAATCCCAGAAGAACTTTTACAGTTTGAAGGACAGACAAAAGGAAAACTGGGAACACCGGAAGCAAAAAATGCAGTGGATACGATCGTCAGTGAAAAATTAAGTTTTTTCTTGGAAGAAAATAAAGAGCTTGCGACAACACTTGTCAAGAAAATGCAGCGTGCCAGCATGGCAAGAGAGGCTGCACGCAAGGCAAGAGAAGATGCACGTAAAGGAAAAACAAAAGGAAAAAGCGAAAAGATTCTTTCTGGAAAGCTTGCTAGTGCACAATCTCGTGATGCGCGTAAAAAAGAATTATACCTAGTCGAAGGGGATTCTGCCGGTGGTAGTGCAAAACAGGGAAGAGATAGTCGTTATCAGGCCATTCTTCCTCTTCGAGGAAAAGTGCTGAATACGGAAAAAGCAAGCATTTCCAGTATTGAAAAAAATGAAGAGTTAAATACGATCATTCATGCATTAGGAGCAGGGGTTGGTGCAAACTTTCATGCGGATGATGCAAATTATCACAAAGTCATCATCATGACCGATGCCGATACGGATGGGGCACATATTCAAACACTGCTTTTAACATTTTTCTATCGCTATATGCGTGAGCTTGTAGAAAAGGGAATGGTGTATATTGCACTTCCTCCTTTATATAAGCTTCAAAAAGGGAAAAGTGTTGCGTATGCATGGACCGATGAAGAACTGAATTCGCTGCGTAAAACATTTCCTAAAGGCTATACATTACAGCGCTATAAAGGGCTTGGGGAAATGAATGCCGATCAGTTATGGGATACAACCATGTGTCCGGAAACAAGAACTTTGATTCAGGTAACGATTGAAGATGCAGTTGTGGCAGAGAAACGTGTTTCTGTCTTAATGGGTGATAAGGCAAATCTTCGTCGTGACTGGATTGAAGAAAATGTTTCCTTTACACTGGAAGATGATTATGAAGTGGAGGGTGCATAA
- a CDS encoding chromate transporter has protein sequence MKEYIELFSTFAKIGTFTFGGGYAMLPLIQKEVVEKKKWASEEEIMDYYAVGQCTPGIIAVNTATFIGYYQKGILGGIVATLGIVFPSIVIILFIAGFLQNFSDLAVVQHALAGIRVAVCVLVLNAVIKMFHTGVKDVIGICIFIICLGITYFSKVPTVLIIVVSALLGLGIQAIRTRNGAKKS, from the coding sequence ATGAAAGAATATATAGAGTTATTTAGTACATTTGCAAAAATTGGTACTTTTACCTTTGGCGGAGGATATGCCATGCTTCCATTGATTCAAAAAGAAGTCGTTGAAAAGAAAAAATGGGCCAGCGAAGAAGAAATCATGGATTATTATGCGGTAGGGCAATGTACTCCAGGAATTATCGCTGTAAATACTGCAACCTTTATTGGATACTACCAAAAAGGAATCTTAGGAGGAATTGTAGCAACATTAGGCATTGTATTTCCTTCTATTGTGATCATCTTATTCATCGCTGGTTTTCTACAAAATTTTTCAGATTTGGCTGTTGTACAGCATGCCCTGGCTGGCATAAGAGTTGCCGTATGTGTCCTTGTATTAAATGCAGTAATCAAAATGTTTCATACAGGGGTAAAAGATGTTATCGGTATCTGTATTTTTATTATTTGTCTAGGTATCACCTATTTCAGTAAAGTTCCTACCGTTTTGATTATCGTAGTATCTGCTTTGTTAGGCTTAGGGATACAGGCTATTCGTACAAGAAATGGAGCAAAGAAATCATGA